In a single window of the Streptomyces cinnabarinus genome:
- a CDS encoding LysR family transcriptional regulator gives MPDHRLLRAFLAVAEELHFTRAAARLYVAQQALSRDVRRLERELGAELFVRTTRQVTLTADGERLVPHARRVLAARDELLAAFGQARPLLVDVNSPGLGTGTRVLARARELAPDHELMARYESGLTGAAADLLAGRLDVSFGRFAGLDPALRAGLEHQPVRYEPMAVILPEDHPLAALERVPLDALAGSTVYAGAGNPRTPEWTDLARQLFEGRGIEIAAPAPLAVGHEEFRRIMAKTRTPVLAVVDFPAMPASVLRPLTDPVPLSPVSLVWRRGPAHPGIDALRRAAAEIAAAEGWLQPPAGGWIPASDKVTMRLHK, from the coding sequence ATGCCCGATCACCGTCTGCTGCGTGCCTTCCTCGCCGTCGCCGAGGAACTGCACTTCACCCGCGCCGCGGCCCGCCTCTACGTCGCCCAGCAGGCGCTCAGCCGGGACGTGCGGCGGCTGGAGCGGGAGCTGGGCGCGGAGCTGTTCGTACGGACCACCCGGCAGGTGACGCTGACCGCGGACGGCGAACGGCTGGTGCCGCACGCCCGGCGGGTGCTGGCGGCGCGGGACGAGCTGCTCGCCGCGTTCGGGCAGGCCCGGCCCCTGCTGGTGGACGTGAACTCGCCGGGCCTGGGCACCGGCACCCGGGTGCTGGCGCGGGCCCGCGAACTCGCCCCCGACCATGAGCTGATGGCCCGCTACGAGAGCGGACTGACCGGAGCCGCGGCCGACCTCCTGGCCGGCCGGCTGGATGTCTCCTTCGGCCGGTTCGCCGGCCTGGACCCGGCGCTGCGGGCCGGTCTGGAGCACCAGCCCGTGCGCTACGAGCCGATGGCGGTGATCCTGCCCGAGGACCATCCGCTGGCCGCGCTGGAGCGGGTGCCGCTCGACGCGCTGGCCGGTTCGACCGTCTACGCCGGCGCCGGCAACCCCCGCACCCCGGAGTGGACCGACCTCGCCAGGCAGCTGTTCGAGGGCCGGGGGATCGAGATCGCGGCGCCCGCACCGCTCGCCGTCGGTCACGAGGAATTCCGGCGGATCATGGCGAAGACCCGGACGCCGGTCCTCGCCGTGGTGGACTTCCCGGCCATGCCCGCCTCGGTGCTGCGGCCCTTGACCGACCCGGTGCCCCTGTCGCCGGTGTCCCTGGTGTGGCGAAGGGGGCCGGCGCACCCCGGCATCGACGCGCTGCGGCGGGCGGCGGCCGAGATCGCGGCGGCGGAAGGCTGGCTTCAGCCACCGGCGGGAGGATGGATTCCGGCCAGTGACAAAGTCACGATGCGGCTCCACAAGTGA
- a CDS encoding acyltransferase family protein yields the protein MTQGIPQQQSYEYGAYGTPQPQPQPEAQPAPAPAPAPKKPGRDRYLDLLRSIALVRVVVYHLFGWAWLTVLFPSMGVMFALAGSLMARSLNRPAWGVIRGRIRRLLPPLWAFSAVMLTLMFAGGWNPTKNTEDSPTWALLELVNYIIPIGAPPFPWLLGSKSGLLEDTWAVQAAGPLWYLRAYLWFVVASPLLLWAFRRAPWPTLLAPLALTAVVGTGVVTIPGETGNAVTDFAVYGGCWVLGFAHHEGLLAKIPRYVAVSVSSLLMAFGLWWASGHLGADGWDLNDIPLAQATWSFGFVVILLIYSPSWQELPGRLAKWDKLITLSNNRAVTIYLWHNMLIMATVPILDRLYELPFMQGERAVAALDSTYLLWMFFLVWPLIGLAIAAVGWIEDLAAKRSPRLWPNGAKPRKKHRA from the coding sequence ATGACCCAGGGGATACCGCAGCAGCAGTCGTACGAGTACGGCGCGTACGGCACACCGCAGCCGCAGCCGCAGCCGGAGGCGCAGCCCGCGCCTGCTCCCGCTCCCGCGCCCAAGAAGCCGGGCCGGGACCGCTACCTGGACCTCCTGCGCTCCATCGCGCTGGTCCGGGTCGTGGTCTACCACCTCTTCGGCTGGGCCTGGCTGACCGTGCTGTTCCCGTCCATGGGCGTGATGTTCGCGCTGGCGGGATCGCTGATGGCCCGCTCGCTGAACCGCCCGGCGTGGGGTGTGATCAGGGGCCGGATCCGCCGGCTGCTGCCCCCGCTGTGGGCGTTCAGCGCGGTGATGCTGACGCTGATGTTCGCGGGCGGCTGGAACCCGACGAAGAACACCGAGGACAGCCCCACCTGGGCCCTCCTCGAACTGGTCAACTACATCATCCCGATCGGCGCCCCGCCGTTCCCCTGGCTGCTCGGCTCCAAGTCGGGCCTGCTGGAGGACACCTGGGCGGTGCAGGCGGCGGGACCGCTGTGGTACCTGCGCGCCTACCTGTGGTTCGTGGTGGCCTCACCGCTGCTGCTGTGGGCGTTCCGCCGGGCACCGTGGCCGACCCTGCTGGCGCCGCTGGCGCTGACGGCGGTCGTCGGCACGGGCGTGGTGACCATCCCCGGCGAGACCGGCAACGCGGTCACGGACTTCGCGGTCTACGGCGGCTGCTGGGTGCTCGGCTTCGCCCACCACGAGGGCCTGCTGGCGAAGATCCCGCGCTATGTGGCGGTGTCCGTCTCCTCGCTGCTGATGGCGTTCGGCCTGTGGTGGGCGTCGGGGCATCTGGGCGCGGACGGCTGGGACCTGAACGACATCCCGCTGGCGCAGGCGACCTGGTCCTTCGGTTTCGTGGTGATCCTGCTGATCTACTCCCCGTCCTGGCAGGAGCTGCCGGGCCGGCTGGCGAAGTGGGACAAGCTCATCACGCTCTCCAACAACCGAGCGGTCACGATCTATCTGTGGCACAACATGCTGATCATGGCCACGGTCCCGATCCTGGACCGCCTCTACGAACTTCCCTTCATGCAGGGCGAACGAGCGGTGGCGGCCCTGGACTCCACCTATCTGCTGTGGATGTTCTTCCTCGTCTGGCCGCTGATCGGCCTGGCCATCGCCGCGGTCGGCTGGATCGAGGACCTGGCGGCCAAGCGCAGCCCCCGGCTGTGGCCGAACGGCGCCAAACCCCGGAAGAAGCACCGAGCGTGA
- a CDS encoding glycosyltransferase, whose protein sequence is MASRTNRRGRTPQPPDGPRRRRLPMRLLLPLLVLAALMAMLMLRGYVHSEILADHRVRPAAASDQVPEQILKGGPVIDARSGRTETLDMPDRRLVLTFDDGPDPEWTPKVLDVLKKHDAHAVFFVTGTMASRHPDLVRRMVEEGHEVGLHTFNHPDLSYQSKKRIDWELSQNQLAISGAAGIRTSLFRPPYSSFAAAMDNESWPVTEYIGSRGYITVVNNTDSEDWRKPGVEEIIRKATPKGREGAIVLMHDSGGDRHQTVQALDRFLPQMQERGYEFDNLTEALGAPSAHSQVTGVDLWKGKAWVFLVQASDNITGVLVVGLAIIGFLVISRFVLMLVLSGAHARRVRKRGFSWGPPVTEPVSVLVPAYNEAKCIENTVRSLMASEHPIEILVIDDGSTDGTARIVEAMGLPNVRVVRQLNAGKPAALNRGLANARHDIIVMMDGDTVFEPSTVRELVQPFGDPRVGAVAGNAKVGNRDSLIGAWQHIEYVMGFNLDRRMYDMLRCMPTIPGAVGAFRRTALERVGGMSEDTLAEDTDITMAMHRDGWRVVYAEKARAWTEAPETVQQLWSQRYRWSYGTMQAIWKHRKALVESGPSGRFGRVGLPLVSLFMVLAPLLAPLIDVFLLYGLIFGPTQKTIVAWLGVLAIQAVCAAYAFRLDRERMTHLISLPLQQILYRQLMYVVLLQSWITALTGGRLRWQKLRRTGVVEAPGGPAPRERRPVG, encoded by the coding sequence ATGGCCTCCCGCACCAACCGTCGGGGCCGCACGCCCCAGCCCCCCGACGGCCCCCGGCGCCGCCGCCTGCCCATGCGCCTGCTGCTGCCCCTCCTGGTCCTCGCCGCCCTGATGGCGATGCTGATGCTGCGGGGGTACGTACACAGCGAGATCCTCGCCGACCACCGCGTCCGGCCCGCCGCCGCCTCCGACCAGGTACCGGAGCAGATCCTCAAGGGCGGCCCGGTCATCGACGCCCGCAGCGGCCGTACCGAGACCCTGGACATGCCGGACCGCCGGCTCGTCCTGACCTTCGACGACGGCCCCGACCCGGAGTGGACGCCCAAGGTGCTCGACGTGCTGAAGAAGCACGACGCGCACGCGGTCTTCTTCGTCACCGGCACCATGGCCTCGCGCCACCCGGACCTGGTCCGCCGCATGGTCGAGGAGGGCCACGAGGTCGGCCTGCACACCTTCAACCACCCGGACCTGTCGTACCAGTCGAAGAAGCGCATCGACTGGGAGCTGTCGCAGAACCAGCTCGCCATCTCCGGCGCGGCCGGCATCCGCACCTCGCTGTTCCGGCCGCCGTACTCCTCCTTCGCCGCCGCCATGGACAACGAGTCCTGGCCGGTGACCGAGTACATCGGCTCGCGCGGCTACATCACGGTCGTCAACAACACCGACAGCGAGGACTGGCGCAAGCCCGGCGTCGAGGAGATCATCCGCAAGGCCACCCCCAAGGGGCGCGAGGGCGCGATCGTCCTGATGCACGACTCCGGCGGCGACCGCCACCAGACCGTCCAGGCGCTGGACCGCTTCCTGCCGCAGATGCAGGAGCGGGGCTACGAGTTCGACAACCTCACCGAGGCCCTCGGCGCGCCCAGCGCGCACAGCCAGGTCACCGGCGTCGACCTGTGGAAGGGCAAGGCGTGGGTCTTCCTGGTCCAGGCCTCCGACAACATCACCGGCGTGCTGGTGGTCGGGCTCGCGATCATCGGCTTCCTGGTGATCAGCCGGTTCGTGCTGATGCTCGTGCTGTCCGGGGCGCACGCCCGCCGGGTGCGCAAGCGAGGCTTCAGCTGGGGACCGCCGGTCACCGAACCCGTGTCGGTGCTGGTGCCCGCGTACAACGAGGCCAAGTGCATCGAGAACACCGTCCGTTCGCTGATGGCGAGCGAGCATCCCATCGAGATCCTCGTCATCGACGACGGCTCGACGGACGGCACCGCGCGCATCGTCGAGGCGATGGGCCTGCCGAACGTGCGGGTGGTCCGTCAGCTCAACGCGGGCAAGCCCGCCGCCCTCAACCGGGGCCTGGCCAACGCCCGCCACGACATCATCGTGATGATGGACGGCGACACGGTCTTCGAGCCGTCCACCGTCCGTGAACTCGTCCAGCCCTTCGGCGACCCCCGCGTCGGCGCCGTGGCGGGCAACGCCAAGGTCGGCAACCGGGACTCCCTGATCGGCGCCTGGCAGCACATCGAGTACGTGATGGGCTTCAACCTGGACCGCCGGATGTACGACATGCTGCGCTGCATGCCGACCATCCCGGGCGCGGTGGGAGCCTTCCGCCGCACGGCCCTCGAACGCGTCGGCGGCATGAGCGAGGACACCCTCGCCGAGGACACCGACATCACCATGGCGATGCACCGCGACGGCTGGCGCGTCGTCTACGCCGAGAAGGCCCGCGCCTGGACCGAGGCCCCGGAGACGGTCCAGCAGCTGTGGTCCCAGCGCTACCGCTGGTCCTACGGCACCATGCAGGCGATCTGGAAGCACCGCAAGGCGCTCGTGGAGTCCGGTCCCTCGGGCCGGTTCGGCCGCGTGGGCCTCCCGCTGGTCTCCCTGTTCATGGTGCTGGCCCCGCTGCTGGCCCCCCTCATCGACGTCTTCCTGCTGTACGGCCTGATCTTCGGCCCCACCCAGAAGACGATCGTGGCCTGGCTGGGCGTCCTCGCCATCCAGGCCGTCTGTGCCGCCTACGCCTTCCGTCTCGACCGGGAACGCATGACCCACCTGATCTCACTCCCGCTCCAGCAGATCCTCTACCGCCAGCTCATGTACGTCGTGCTCCTCCAGTCCTGGATCACCGCCCTCACCGGCGGCCGCCTGCGCTGGCAGAAGCTGCGCCGCACGGGCGTCGTCGAGGCACCCGGCGGCCCGGCCCCGCGCGAACGGAGGCCGGTGGGATGA